DNA from Calditrichota bacterium:
CGCGCTGTCGGGAGACTACGAAGTTTTCGGCCTCGAGCCCGATCCCGACGCCGCCCGGTGGGCTCGGGCGCAGTATCACCTCGATGTTCGCGCCGGTCACCTCGAACCTGAAGTCTATCCTCCTGACTGCTTTGACCTGATCACCTTCTGGCACGCGCTGGAGCACATACCGGATCCGCTGGGAGCGCTTGCCCTGGCGCGCCAACTCCTGAAAGAAACCGGCTATCTGCTCATAGCGGTCCCCAACTGCTCGGCGCTTGATGCCCGCCTCTATGGGCGGCATTGGGTCGCCTACGACGCTCCCCGCCATCTCTGGCACTTCACTCCCGACACGCTGCCTGCCTTGGCTGCACGAGCCAGTTTTCATCTCCTCCGCTCCCGGATGCTCCCGCTCGACCTCTTTTACAACGCCCTCTGGAGTGAACGTATCAGTATTGCCGAAAAGGGCTTTGCCGCGCTGCCCGGGGCCGTGCTGCGACTTCCCCTGGGCGTGCCGGCTGCGTTCCTGCACGGGCTCGTCACCGGCCGCTATTCGGGAATGCTCTACCTTTTTGGAATGTAGAATTAAGTGCTTATCCGTAAATAATTGACTTTTCGTCAATCGTTCCTTATATTGTTTCCCAAGGTGTTCAAACGGGGGTCTTATGCCTCGCATCGAATCT
Protein-coding regions in this window:
- a CDS encoding class I SAM-dependent methyltransferase, with amino-acid sequence MGLFDRAYGLARGWTTRWKKRLVGRLIQPGRRILDVGCGTGEFLAALSGDYEVFGLEPDPDAARWARAQYHLDVRAGHLEPEVYPPDCFDLITFWHALEHIPDPLGALALARQLLKETGYLLIAVPNCSALDARLYGRHWVAYDAPRHLWHFTPDTLPALAARASFHLLRSRMLPLDLFYNALWSERISIAEKGFAALPGAVLRLPLGVPAAFLHGLVTGRYSGMLYLFGM